From Nomascus leucogenys isolate Asia chromosome 15, Asia_NLE_v1, whole genome shotgun sequence, a single genomic window includes:
- the LOC100579981 gene encoding LOW QUALITY PROTEIN: olfactory receptor 1030-like (The sequence of the model RefSeq protein was modified relative to this genomic sequence to represent the inferred CDS: inserted 2 bases in 1 codon), which yields MAYDRYMAICNPXIYTAIMTQRVCRELVIGVYTYGFLNSVIQTALTFQLSFCDSNVIHHFYCADPPLLTLSCSDTHNKEKQLVIFSAVNLTGSLLTIFISYICILFSIIKIQSSEGKCKAFSTCASHLTVVTVFYGTLFFMYLQQPKAGNSWKQNKVVSVFYSLVIPMLNPLIYSLRNTEVKDALKKMLEGKEL from the exons ATGGCCTACGACCGCTACATGGCCATCTGCAACCC GATTTACACAGCTATTATGACGCAGCGGGTCTGCAGGGAGTTAGTGATAGGGGTCTATACCTATGGCTTCCTAAACTCTGTGATACAGACAGCTCTGACATTTCAGCTGTCTTTCTGCGACTCCAACGTCATCCACCACTTCTACTGTGCTGACCCCCCTCTCCTGACCCTCTCCTGCTCTGACACCCACAACAAAGAAAAGCAGCTCGTGATCTTCTCTGCAGTAaatctcactgggtccctccttaCCATCTTCATCTCCTACATTTGCATCCTCTTTTCCATTATAAAAATCCAGTCTTCTGAGGGCAAGTGCAAAGCATTTTCCACCTGTGCCTCCCACCTCACTGTCGTCACCGTCTTTTATGGAACACTGTTTTTCATGTACCTGCAGCAACCAAAAGCGGGGAATTcatggaaacaaaacaaagtagtCTCTGTGTTTTATAGTCTTGTAATTCCCATGCTTAACCCTCTTATCTATAGCCTGAGAAACACAGAAGTAAAGGATGCCCTGAAAAAAATGCTAGAGGGCAAAGAGTTATAG